The Streptomyces aurantiacus genome includes a region encoding these proteins:
- a CDS encoding 4-hydroxy-3-methylbut-2-enyl diphosphate reductase — protein MGGMTASAGRRVLLAAPRGYCAGVDRAVIAVEKALEQYGAPIYVRHEIVHNKYVVQTLEKKGAIFVEQTAEVPEGSIVMFSAHGVAPVVHDEAAAGRLATIDATCPLVTKVHKEAVRFADEDFDILLIGHEGHEEVIGTSGEAPDHITLVDGPGDVAKVEVRDPSRVVWLSQTTLSVDETMETVGALKEKFPQLISPPSDDICYATQNRQLAVKQMGEQADLVIVVGSRNSSNSVRLVEVAKLAGAREAYLVDFADEIDESWLEGVSTVGVTSGASVPEILVEQVLEYLSTRGYEDVELVKAAEESITFSLPKELRRDLRAEAAALVAERTGSTPSAE, from the coding sequence ATGGGAGGCATGACTGCTTCTGCCGGCCGCCGTGTCCTGCTCGCCGCCCCCCGGGGCTACTGCGCGGGAGTCGACCGTGCCGTGATCGCCGTCGAGAAGGCCCTGGAGCAGTACGGGGCCCCGATCTACGTCCGCCACGAGATCGTCCACAACAAGTACGTCGTGCAGACCCTGGAGAAGAAGGGCGCGATCTTCGTCGAGCAGACGGCGGAGGTTCCCGAGGGGTCCATCGTCATGTTCTCCGCGCACGGCGTCGCCCCCGTCGTCCACGACGAGGCCGCGGCCGGCCGGCTCGCCACCATCGACGCGACGTGCCCGCTCGTCACCAAGGTCCACAAGGAAGCCGTCCGGTTCGCGGACGAGGACTTCGACATCCTCCTCATCGGCCACGAGGGCCACGAGGAGGTCATCGGCACGTCCGGCGAGGCGCCGGACCACATCACGCTGGTCGACGGCCCCGGGGACGTGGCCAAGGTCGAGGTCCGCGACCCGTCCAGGGTCGTCTGGCTCTCCCAGACCACGCTGTCGGTCGACGAGACCATGGAGACGGTGGGCGCCCTCAAGGAGAAGTTCCCCCAGCTCATCTCCCCTCCGAGCGACGACATCTGCTACGCCACGCAGAACCGTCAGCTCGCGGTGAAGCAGATGGGCGAGCAGGCGGACCTCGTGATCGTGGTCGGCTCGCGCAACTCCTCCAACTCCGTGCGGCTCGTCGAGGTCGCCAAGCTCGCGGGAGCACGCGAGGCGTACCTCGTGGACTTCGCCGACGAGATCGACGAGAGCTGGCTGGAGGGCGTCTCGACGGTGGGTGTCACCTCCGGGGCCTCGGTGCCGGAGATCCTCGTCGAGCAGGTCCTGGAGTACCTCTCCACCCGCGGCTACGAGGACGTCGAACTCGTCAAGGCCGCCGAGGAGTCCATCACGTTCTCCCTGCCCAAGGAACTGCGCCGCGACCTGCGCGCGGAGGCGGCGGCCCTCGTGGCGGAGCGCACCGGTAGCACCCCCTCGGCCGAGTGA
- the ppgK gene encoding polyphosphate--glucose phosphotransferase: protein MQIFGVDIGGSGIKGAPVDLDRGDLAEERHKVLTPHPATPDAVADGVKEVVDHFGWTGPVGITFPGVVTDGATIRTAANVDKDWIDTDARALLGDRLGGLPVTVLNDADAAGVAEMQFGAGRDRRGTVFLLTFGTGIGSALFVDGVLVPNTELGHLELNGHDAEKHASTKAKEDHDLSWEHWAHRVQKYLAHVEMLFSPELFIIGGGVSRKAQKFLPLIEGIRAEIVPAQLQNNAGIVGAAMRAAKAG, encoded by the coding sequence ATGCAGATCTTCGGCGTGGACATCGGCGGATCAGGGATCAAGGGCGCTCCCGTGGACCTGGACCGGGGCGACCTGGCGGAGGAGCGCCACAAGGTGCTCACCCCGCACCCGGCGACACCCGACGCGGTGGCGGACGGCGTGAAGGAGGTCGTCGACCACTTCGGCTGGACGGGCCCGGTCGGCATCACCTTCCCGGGAGTGGTCACCGACGGCGCCACCATCCGCACGGCTGCCAACGTGGACAAGGACTGGATCGACACCGACGCGCGCGCCCTGCTCGGCGACCGGCTGGGCGGCCTGCCGGTGACGGTCCTGAACGACGCGGACGCGGCGGGCGTGGCCGAGATGCAGTTCGGCGCGGGCCGGGACCGCCGCGGCACGGTCTTCCTTCTCACCTTCGGTACGGGGATCGGCAGCGCCCTCTTCGTGGACGGCGTCCTCGTGCCGAACACGGAGCTCGGCCATCTGGAGCTGAACGGCCACGACGCGGAGAAGCACGCCTCCACCAAGGCCAAGGAGGACCACGACCTCTCCTGGGAGCACTGGGCGCACCGCGTCCAGAAGTACCTCGCCCACGTGGAGATGCTCTTCTCGCCCGAGCTGTTCATCATCGGGGGCGGCGTCAGCCGCAAGGCCCAGAAGTTCCTGCCGCTGATCGAGGGCATCAGGGCGGAGATCGTGCCGGCCCAGCTGCAGAACAACGCGGGGATCGTGGGCGCGGCGATGCGGGCGGCGAAGGCCGGCTAG